The proteins below come from a single Aegilops tauschii subsp. strangulata cultivar AL8/78 chromosome 6, Aet v6.0, whole genome shotgun sequence genomic window:
- the LOC109743339 gene encoding pathogenesis-related homeodomain protein isoform X1, translated as MNNSDKKSACSIPRRSSERRKQSSSELVSSAKKPTRHNTSSSYKPDHCSPPKRTVRTVRNVNLAKYIKNKYYRSPLSKRQASNAATGKTATGPVRRRNRKRRRHNTDCDEATRMERRARYLLVKIKSEQNLIDAYSGDGWNGHSREKLKPEKELQRAKKQIIKCKIAIRDIIHQLDLYSSSGSMEDSVMPPDESINPDNTICSRCKSPESVPNNKFIFCEGACKMAYHEKCSEPPLDKSLPTGGPGWLCKFCLCKMNILEAVNAHLGTSLTVMCPSKDIFKEATKQMDSEDGLGEDWLSEYSGDEDYDPEENDFTSSSLDSGEESISDQSNCSGSPLYSPNDDIPGFISADFTDAEGFYHTNSNLGIDSDDDDVAEMLTYQRPKREVDYKRLNEVGALTAFHPSQEMFGKLTENEKQSEDEDWGTNNRRKKRRVDSAGVGVKSAEGSLDVKSNEKAQPQRRKLFRIPPEAVQVLRKSFAESELPTREVKENLSTELGISFEKIDKWFKNTRCAALRDRKAEGNSRVAGPSKRSRQSAGKSGSSGKIDPVDNSYLLPVPEIISVPTHPQGIPERKPESTSRTARRRVHDKGAPLCPPAPTEVKESTPPTTKPGLNPSHVADRIINTEHRAASREDPVAFSDDPFFDAILSYPTINTNDRAVSREDPVAFSDDPFLDVMLANRDIYTEERAASHEDLRRPSSDQPFLDVIQNVCGLEHRLQRLKGDMLSSAAAPGGAGTAERDLQNQLVVLVPTAELKDKSQPSI; from the exons ATGAATAATTCAGACAAGAAGTCGGCATGCTCCATTCCTAGAAGATCatcagaacggaggaaacagtcCTCTTCTGAGTTGGTTTCTTCAGCAAAAAAGCCAACTCGCCACAATACCTCCAGCAGTTATAAGCCAGATCATTGTTCTCCTCCCAAGAGAACAGTAAGAACAGTCAGGAATGTTAATCTGGCAAAATATATAAAGAACAAGTATTATCGTAGTCCTCTGAGCAAGCGGCAGGCTTCAAATGCTGCTACTGGAAAAACTGCGACAGGACCAGTCAGGAGGAGGAACCGGAAACGGAGAAGGCACAATACTGATTGTGATGAGGCAACTCGCATGGAAAGAAGGGCGAGATATTTGCTGGTCAAAATAAAATCGGAGCAGAATTTAATAGATGCATACTCTGGAGATGGCTGGAATGGGCACAG CCGAGAGAAATTAAAGCCAGAGAAGGAGCTACAGCGTGCTAAGAAACAGATCATTAAATGCAAAATTGCTATCCGTGATATTATCCATCAACTTGATTTGTATAGTTCTAGTGGGAGCATGGAAGATTCCGTGATGCCTCCAGATGAGTCTATTAACCCTGATAAT ACCATATGTTCAAGATGCAAGTCTCCTGAATCAGTTCCCAACAATAAATTTATCTTCTGTGAAGGGGCCTGCAAAATGGCATACCATGAGAAATGTTCAGAACCTCCTCTAGACAAAA GTCTTCCTACTGGTGGTCCTGGATGGCTTTGTAAATTCTGTTTGTgcaagatgaacattttagaagctGTAAATGCACATTTGGGAACAAGCCTTACAGTGATGTGTCCCTCTAAA GATATTTTTAAGGAAGCAACTAAACAGATGGACTCTGAGGATGGACTAGGAGAGGATTGGTTATCTGAGTATTCAGGTGATGAGGACTATGACCCTGAAGAAAATGACTTCACAAGCAGCAGCCTGGATAGTGGTGAAGAAAGTATATCTGATCAGTCCAATTGTTCAGGAAGTCCGCTTTATTCTCCAAACGATGATATTCCAGGCTTTATATCAGCAGATTTCACTGATGCGGAAGGATTCTACCACACCAATTCAAATTTAGGAATTGAttctgatgatgatgatgttgccGAGATGCTTACCTACCAAAGGCCAAAGAGAGAGGTTGATTATAAAAGACTTAATGAG GTTGGGGCTTTAACTGCTTTTCACCCTTCACAGGAAATGTTTGGAAAGCTGACTGAGAATGAGAAGCAGAGTGAAGATGAAGATTGGGGTACTAATAATAGGAGAAAGAAAAGAAGAGTGGATTCAGCTGGTGTTGGAGTTAAGTCTGCCGAGGGTTCCTTAGATGTAAAATCGAATGAGAAAGCCCAACCGCAGAGGAGAAAACTCTTCAGAATTCCACCTGAGGCAGTTCAG GTACTACGCAAATCTTTTGCTGAAAGTGAGCTTCCAACCCGGGAGGTGAAAGAGAATCTCTCAACAGAATTGGGTATTTCTTTTGAAAAG ATTGACAAGTGGTTCAAAAATACAAGGTGTGCTGCTCTAAGAGATCGGAAG GCTGAAGGAAATAGTCGTGTTGCTGGTCCCAGCAAAAGATCGAGACAGAGTGCAGGGAAATCTGGAAGTTCAGGCAAGATTGATCCAGTGGACAATTCATATCTTCTTCCCGTGCCTGAAATCATCAGTGTACCTACACATCCACAAGGGATTCCTGAGAGGAAGCCCGAATCAACTAGTAGAACTGCAAGGAGGCGGGTACACGATAAAGGAGCTCCCTTGTGTCCGCCCGCGCCCACCGAAGTCAAG GAGAGTACACCACCTACAACCAAGCCTGGCTTGAATCCTAGCCATGTAGCAGATCGCATCATCAACACCGAGCATAGAGCTGCTTCTCGGGAGGATCCAGTGGCCTTCTCGGACGACCCATTCTTTGATGCGATCCTATCATATCccaccatcaacaccaacgacagAGCTGTTTCTCGGGAGGATCCGGTGGCCTTCTCAGACGATCCTTTCCTGGATGTGATGCTAGCAAACCGTGACATCTATACCGAGGAGAGAGCCGCTTCTCACGAGGACCTGAGGCGGCCTTCCAGCGACCAGCCTTTCTTGGATGTGATCCAGAACGTGTGCGGACTCGAGCATAGGCTGCAGAGACTCAAGGGGGACATGCTATCATCAGCAGCAGCACCAGGCGGCGCTGGAACCGCGGAGCGTGACTTGCAGAACCAACTGGTGGTTCTCGTGCCGACTGCCGAGCTGAAGGACAAATCACAGCCTAGCATCTGA
- the LOC109743339 gene encoding pathogenesis-related homeodomain protein isoform X4, protein MNNSDKKSACSIPRRSSERRKQSSSELVSSAKKPTRHNTSSSYKPDHCSPPKRTVRTVRNVNLAKYIKNKYYRSPLSKRQASNAATGKTATGPVRRRNRKRRRHNTDCDEATRMERRARYLLVKIKSEQNLIDAYSGDGWNGHSREKLKPEKELQRAKKQIIKCKIAIRDIIHQLDLYSSSGSMEDSVMPPDESINPDNTICSRCKSPESVPNNKFIFCEGACKMAYHEKCSEPPLDKSLPTGGPGWLCKFCLCKMNILEAVNAHLGTSLTVMCPSKDIFKEATKQMDSEDGLGEDWLSEYSGDEDYDPEENDFTSSSLDSGEESISDQSNCSGSPLYSPNDDIPGFISADFTDAEGFYHTNSNLGIDSDDDDVAEMLTYQRPKREEMFGKLTENEKQSEDEDWGTNNRRKKRRVDSAGVGVKSAEGSLDVKSNEKAQPQRRKLFRIPPEAVQVLRKSFAESELPTREVKENLSTELGISFEKIDKWFKNTRCAALRDRKAEGNSRVAGPSKRSRQSAGKSGSSGKIDPVDNSYLLPVPEIISVPTHPQGIPERKPESTSRTARRRVHDKGAPLCPPAPTEVKESTPPTTKPGLNPSHVADRIINTEHRAASREDPVAFSDDPFFDAILSYPTINTNDRAVSREDPVAFSDDPFLDVMLANRDIYTEERAASHEDLRRPSSDQPFLDVIQNVCGLEHRLQRLKGDMLSSAAAPGGAGTAERDLQNQLVVLVPTAELKDKSQPSI, encoded by the exons ATGAATAATTCAGACAAGAAGTCGGCATGCTCCATTCCTAGAAGATCatcagaacggaggaaacagtcCTCTTCTGAGTTGGTTTCTTCAGCAAAAAAGCCAACTCGCCACAATACCTCCAGCAGTTATAAGCCAGATCATTGTTCTCCTCCCAAGAGAACAGTAAGAACAGTCAGGAATGTTAATCTGGCAAAATATATAAAGAACAAGTATTATCGTAGTCCTCTGAGCAAGCGGCAGGCTTCAAATGCTGCTACTGGAAAAACTGCGACAGGACCAGTCAGGAGGAGGAACCGGAAACGGAGAAGGCACAATACTGATTGTGATGAGGCAACTCGCATGGAAAGAAGGGCGAGATATTTGCTGGTCAAAATAAAATCGGAGCAGAATTTAATAGATGCATACTCTGGAGATGGCTGGAATGGGCACAG CCGAGAGAAATTAAAGCCAGAGAAGGAGCTACAGCGTGCTAAGAAACAGATCATTAAATGCAAAATTGCTATCCGTGATATTATCCATCAACTTGATTTGTATAGTTCTAGTGGGAGCATGGAAGATTCCGTGATGCCTCCAGATGAGTCTATTAACCCTGATAAT ACCATATGTTCAAGATGCAAGTCTCCTGAATCAGTTCCCAACAATAAATTTATCTTCTGTGAAGGGGCCTGCAAAATGGCATACCATGAGAAATGTTCAGAACCTCCTCTAGACAAAA GTCTTCCTACTGGTGGTCCTGGATGGCTTTGTAAATTCTGTTTGTgcaagatgaacattttagaagctGTAAATGCACATTTGGGAACAAGCCTTACAGTGATGTGTCCCTCTAAA GATATTTTTAAGGAAGCAACTAAACAGATGGACTCTGAGGATGGACTAGGAGAGGATTGGTTATCTGAGTATTCAGGTGATGAGGACTATGACCCTGAAGAAAATGACTTCACAAGCAGCAGCCTGGATAGTGGTGAAGAAAGTATATCTGATCAGTCCAATTGTTCAGGAAGTCCGCTTTATTCTCCAAACGATGATATTCCAGGCTTTATATCAGCAGATTTCACTGATGCGGAAGGATTCTACCACACCAATTCAAATTTAGGAATTGAttctgatgatgatgatgttgccGAGATGCTTACCTACCAAAGGCCAAAGAGAGAG GAAATGTTTGGAAAGCTGACTGAGAATGAGAAGCAGAGTGAAGATGAAGATTGGGGTACTAATAATAGGAGAAAGAAAAGAAGAGTGGATTCAGCTGGTGTTGGAGTTAAGTCTGCCGAGGGTTCCTTAGATGTAAAATCGAATGAGAAAGCCCAACCGCAGAGGAGAAAACTCTTCAGAATTCCACCTGAGGCAGTTCAG GTACTACGCAAATCTTTTGCTGAAAGTGAGCTTCCAACCCGGGAGGTGAAAGAGAATCTCTCAACAGAATTGGGTATTTCTTTTGAAAAG ATTGACAAGTGGTTCAAAAATACAAGGTGTGCTGCTCTAAGAGATCGGAAG GCTGAAGGAAATAGTCGTGTTGCTGGTCCCAGCAAAAGATCGAGACAGAGTGCAGGGAAATCTGGAAGTTCAGGCAAGATTGATCCAGTGGACAATTCATATCTTCTTCCCGTGCCTGAAATCATCAGTGTACCTACACATCCACAAGGGATTCCTGAGAGGAAGCCCGAATCAACTAGTAGAACTGCAAGGAGGCGGGTACACGATAAAGGAGCTCCCTTGTGTCCGCCCGCGCCCACCGAAGTCAAG GAGAGTACACCACCTACAACCAAGCCTGGCTTGAATCCTAGCCATGTAGCAGATCGCATCATCAACACCGAGCATAGAGCTGCTTCTCGGGAGGATCCAGTGGCCTTCTCGGACGACCCATTCTTTGATGCGATCCTATCATATCccaccatcaacaccaacgacagAGCTGTTTCTCGGGAGGATCCGGTGGCCTTCTCAGACGATCCTTTCCTGGATGTGATGCTAGCAAACCGTGACATCTATACCGAGGAGAGAGCCGCTTCTCACGAGGACCTGAGGCGGCCTTCCAGCGACCAGCCTTTCTTGGATGTGATCCAGAACGTGTGCGGACTCGAGCATAGGCTGCAGAGACTCAAGGGGGACATGCTATCATCAGCAGCAGCACCAGGCGGCGCTGGAACCGCGGAGCGTGACTTGCAGAACCAACTGGTGGTTCTCGTGCCGACTGCCGAGCTGAAGGACAAATCACAGCCTAGCATCTGA
- the LOC109743339 gene encoding pathogenesis-related homeodomain protein isoform X3, giving the protein MNNSDKKSACSIPRRSSERRKQSSSELVSSAKKPTRHNTSSSYKPDHCSPPKRTVRTVRNVNLAKYIKNKYYRSPLSKRQASNAATGKTATGPVRRRNRKRRRHNTDCDEATRMERRARYLLVKIKSEQNLIDAYSGDGWNGHSREKLKPEKELQRAKKQIIKCKIAIRDIIHQLDLYSSSGSMEDSVMPPDESINPDNTICSRCKSPESVPNNKFIFCEGACKMAYHEKCSEPPLDKSLPTGGPGWLCKFCLCKMNILEAVNAHLGTSLTVMCPSKDIFKEATKQMDSEDGLGEDWLSEYSGDEDYDPEENDFTSSSLDSGEESISDQSNCSGSPLYSPNDDIPGFISADFTDAEGFYHTNSNLGIDSDDDDVAEMLTYQRPKREVDYKRLNEEMFGKLTENEKQSEDEDWGTNNRRKKRRVDSAGVGVKSAEGSLDVKSNEKAQPQRRKLFRIPPEAVQVLRKSFAESELPTREVKENLSTELGISFEKIDKWFKNTRCAALRDRKAEGNSRVAGPSKRSRQSAGKSGSSGKIDPVDNSYLLPVPEIISVPTHPQGIPERKPESTSRTARRRVHDKGAPLCPPAPTEVKESTPPTTKPGLNPSHVADRIINTEHRAASREDPVAFSDDPFFDAILSYPTINTNDRAVSREDPVAFSDDPFLDVMLANRDIYTEERAASHEDLRRPSSDQPFLDVIQNVCGLEHRLQRLKGDMLSSAAAPGGAGTAERDLQNQLVVLVPTAELKDKSQPSI; this is encoded by the exons ATGAATAATTCAGACAAGAAGTCGGCATGCTCCATTCCTAGAAGATCatcagaacggaggaaacagtcCTCTTCTGAGTTGGTTTCTTCAGCAAAAAAGCCAACTCGCCACAATACCTCCAGCAGTTATAAGCCAGATCATTGTTCTCCTCCCAAGAGAACAGTAAGAACAGTCAGGAATGTTAATCTGGCAAAATATATAAAGAACAAGTATTATCGTAGTCCTCTGAGCAAGCGGCAGGCTTCAAATGCTGCTACTGGAAAAACTGCGACAGGACCAGTCAGGAGGAGGAACCGGAAACGGAGAAGGCACAATACTGATTGTGATGAGGCAACTCGCATGGAAAGAAGGGCGAGATATTTGCTGGTCAAAATAAAATCGGAGCAGAATTTAATAGATGCATACTCTGGAGATGGCTGGAATGGGCACAG CCGAGAGAAATTAAAGCCAGAGAAGGAGCTACAGCGTGCTAAGAAACAGATCATTAAATGCAAAATTGCTATCCGTGATATTATCCATCAACTTGATTTGTATAGTTCTAGTGGGAGCATGGAAGATTCCGTGATGCCTCCAGATGAGTCTATTAACCCTGATAAT ACCATATGTTCAAGATGCAAGTCTCCTGAATCAGTTCCCAACAATAAATTTATCTTCTGTGAAGGGGCCTGCAAAATGGCATACCATGAGAAATGTTCAGAACCTCCTCTAGACAAAA GTCTTCCTACTGGTGGTCCTGGATGGCTTTGTAAATTCTGTTTGTgcaagatgaacattttagaagctGTAAATGCACATTTGGGAACAAGCCTTACAGTGATGTGTCCCTCTAAA GATATTTTTAAGGAAGCAACTAAACAGATGGACTCTGAGGATGGACTAGGAGAGGATTGGTTATCTGAGTATTCAGGTGATGAGGACTATGACCCTGAAGAAAATGACTTCACAAGCAGCAGCCTGGATAGTGGTGAAGAAAGTATATCTGATCAGTCCAATTGTTCAGGAAGTCCGCTTTATTCTCCAAACGATGATATTCCAGGCTTTATATCAGCAGATTTCACTGATGCGGAAGGATTCTACCACACCAATTCAAATTTAGGAATTGAttctgatgatgatgatgttgccGAGATGCTTACCTACCAAAGGCCAAAGAGAGAGGTTGATTATAAAAGACTTAATGAG GAAATGTTTGGAAAGCTGACTGAGAATGAGAAGCAGAGTGAAGATGAAGATTGGGGTACTAATAATAGGAGAAAGAAAAGAAGAGTGGATTCAGCTGGTGTTGGAGTTAAGTCTGCCGAGGGTTCCTTAGATGTAAAATCGAATGAGAAAGCCCAACCGCAGAGGAGAAAACTCTTCAGAATTCCACCTGAGGCAGTTCAG GTACTACGCAAATCTTTTGCTGAAAGTGAGCTTCCAACCCGGGAGGTGAAAGAGAATCTCTCAACAGAATTGGGTATTTCTTTTGAAAAG ATTGACAAGTGGTTCAAAAATACAAGGTGTGCTGCTCTAAGAGATCGGAAG GCTGAAGGAAATAGTCGTGTTGCTGGTCCCAGCAAAAGATCGAGACAGAGTGCAGGGAAATCTGGAAGTTCAGGCAAGATTGATCCAGTGGACAATTCATATCTTCTTCCCGTGCCTGAAATCATCAGTGTACCTACACATCCACAAGGGATTCCTGAGAGGAAGCCCGAATCAACTAGTAGAACTGCAAGGAGGCGGGTACACGATAAAGGAGCTCCCTTGTGTCCGCCCGCGCCCACCGAAGTCAAG GAGAGTACACCACCTACAACCAAGCCTGGCTTGAATCCTAGCCATGTAGCAGATCGCATCATCAACACCGAGCATAGAGCTGCTTCTCGGGAGGATCCAGTGGCCTTCTCGGACGACCCATTCTTTGATGCGATCCTATCATATCccaccatcaacaccaacgacagAGCTGTTTCTCGGGAGGATCCGGTGGCCTTCTCAGACGATCCTTTCCTGGATGTGATGCTAGCAAACCGTGACATCTATACCGAGGAGAGAGCCGCTTCTCACGAGGACCTGAGGCGGCCTTCCAGCGACCAGCCTTTCTTGGATGTGATCCAGAACGTGTGCGGACTCGAGCATAGGCTGCAGAGACTCAAGGGGGACATGCTATCATCAGCAGCAGCACCAGGCGGCGCTGGAACCGCGGAGCGTGACTTGCAGAACCAACTGGTGGTTCTCGTGCCGACTGCCGAGCTGAAGGACAAATCACAGCCTAGCATCTGA
- the LOC109743339 gene encoding pathogenesis-related homeodomain protein isoform X2 — MNNSDKKSACSIPRRSSERRKQSSSELVSSAKKPTRHNTSSSYKPDHCSPPKRTVRTVRNVNLAKYIKNKYYRSPLSKRQASNAATGKTATGPVRRRNRKRRRHNTDCDEATRMERRARYLLVKIKSEQNLIDAYSGDGWNGHSREKLKPEKELQRAKKQIIKCKIAIRDIIHQLDLYSSSGSMEDSVMPPDESINPDNTICSRCKSPESVPNNKFIFCEGACKMAYHEKCSEPPLDKSLPTGGPGWLCKFCLCKMNILEAVNAHLGTSLTVMCPSKDIFKEATKQMDSEDGLGEDWLSEYSGDEDYDPEENDFTSSSLDSGEESISDQSNCSGSPLYSPNDDIPGFISADFTDAEGFYHTNSNLGIDSDDDDVAEMLTYQRPKREVGALTAFHPSQEMFGKLTENEKQSEDEDWGTNNRRKKRRVDSAGVGVKSAEGSLDVKSNEKAQPQRRKLFRIPPEAVQVLRKSFAESELPTREVKENLSTELGISFEKIDKWFKNTRCAALRDRKAEGNSRVAGPSKRSRQSAGKSGSSGKIDPVDNSYLLPVPEIISVPTHPQGIPERKPESTSRTARRRVHDKGAPLCPPAPTEVKESTPPTTKPGLNPSHVADRIINTEHRAASREDPVAFSDDPFFDAILSYPTINTNDRAVSREDPVAFSDDPFLDVMLANRDIYTEERAASHEDLRRPSSDQPFLDVIQNVCGLEHRLQRLKGDMLSSAAAPGGAGTAERDLQNQLVVLVPTAELKDKSQPSI, encoded by the exons ATGAATAATTCAGACAAGAAGTCGGCATGCTCCATTCCTAGAAGATCatcagaacggaggaaacagtcCTCTTCTGAGTTGGTTTCTTCAGCAAAAAAGCCAACTCGCCACAATACCTCCAGCAGTTATAAGCCAGATCATTGTTCTCCTCCCAAGAGAACAGTAAGAACAGTCAGGAATGTTAATCTGGCAAAATATATAAAGAACAAGTATTATCGTAGTCCTCTGAGCAAGCGGCAGGCTTCAAATGCTGCTACTGGAAAAACTGCGACAGGACCAGTCAGGAGGAGGAACCGGAAACGGAGAAGGCACAATACTGATTGTGATGAGGCAACTCGCATGGAAAGAAGGGCGAGATATTTGCTGGTCAAAATAAAATCGGAGCAGAATTTAATAGATGCATACTCTGGAGATGGCTGGAATGGGCACAG CCGAGAGAAATTAAAGCCAGAGAAGGAGCTACAGCGTGCTAAGAAACAGATCATTAAATGCAAAATTGCTATCCGTGATATTATCCATCAACTTGATTTGTATAGTTCTAGTGGGAGCATGGAAGATTCCGTGATGCCTCCAGATGAGTCTATTAACCCTGATAAT ACCATATGTTCAAGATGCAAGTCTCCTGAATCAGTTCCCAACAATAAATTTATCTTCTGTGAAGGGGCCTGCAAAATGGCATACCATGAGAAATGTTCAGAACCTCCTCTAGACAAAA GTCTTCCTACTGGTGGTCCTGGATGGCTTTGTAAATTCTGTTTGTgcaagatgaacattttagaagctGTAAATGCACATTTGGGAACAAGCCTTACAGTGATGTGTCCCTCTAAA GATATTTTTAAGGAAGCAACTAAACAGATGGACTCTGAGGATGGACTAGGAGAGGATTGGTTATCTGAGTATTCAGGTGATGAGGACTATGACCCTGAAGAAAATGACTTCACAAGCAGCAGCCTGGATAGTGGTGAAGAAAGTATATCTGATCAGTCCAATTGTTCAGGAAGTCCGCTTTATTCTCCAAACGATGATATTCCAGGCTTTATATCAGCAGATTTCACTGATGCGGAAGGATTCTACCACACCAATTCAAATTTAGGAATTGAttctgatgatgatgatgttgccGAGATGCTTACCTACCAAAGGCCAAAGAGAGAG GTTGGGGCTTTAACTGCTTTTCACCCTTCACAGGAAATGTTTGGAAAGCTGACTGAGAATGAGAAGCAGAGTGAAGATGAAGATTGGGGTACTAATAATAGGAGAAAGAAAAGAAGAGTGGATTCAGCTGGTGTTGGAGTTAAGTCTGCCGAGGGTTCCTTAGATGTAAAATCGAATGAGAAAGCCCAACCGCAGAGGAGAAAACTCTTCAGAATTCCACCTGAGGCAGTTCAG GTACTACGCAAATCTTTTGCTGAAAGTGAGCTTCCAACCCGGGAGGTGAAAGAGAATCTCTCAACAGAATTGGGTATTTCTTTTGAAAAG ATTGACAAGTGGTTCAAAAATACAAGGTGTGCTGCTCTAAGAGATCGGAAG GCTGAAGGAAATAGTCGTGTTGCTGGTCCCAGCAAAAGATCGAGACAGAGTGCAGGGAAATCTGGAAGTTCAGGCAAGATTGATCCAGTGGACAATTCATATCTTCTTCCCGTGCCTGAAATCATCAGTGTACCTACACATCCACAAGGGATTCCTGAGAGGAAGCCCGAATCAACTAGTAGAACTGCAAGGAGGCGGGTACACGATAAAGGAGCTCCCTTGTGTCCGCCCGCGCCCACCGAAGTCAAG GAGAGTACACCACCTACAACCAAGCCTGGCTTGAATCCTAGCCATGTAGCAGATCGCATCATCAACACCGAGCATAGAGCTGCTTCTCGGGAGGATCCAGTGGCCTTCTCGGACGACCCATTCTTTGATGCGATCCTATCATATCccaccatcaacaccaacgacagAGCTGTTTCTCGGGAGGATCCGGTGGCCTTCTCAGACGATCCTTTCCTGGATGTGATGCTAGCAAACCGTGACATCTATACCGAGGAGAGAGCCGCTTCTCACGAGGACCTGAGGCGGCCTTCCAGCGACCAGCCTTTCTTGGATGTGATCCAGAACGTGTGCGGACTCGAGCATAGGCTGCAGAGACTCAAGGGGGACATGCTATCATCAGCAGCAGCACCAGGCGGCGCTGGAACCGCGGAGCGTGACTTGCAGAACCAACTGGTGGTTCTCGTGCCGACTGCCGAGCTGAAGGACAAATCACAGCCTAGCATCTGA